In Chitinophaga sp. HK235, a single window of DNA contains:
- a CDS encoding NUDIX domain-containing protein — protein MKQFHEYKNPSLAVDLVIFGYHDNTLSVLLLNRKEEPFKDCWTLPGGFLQMDETFRDTCSRILKTKTGIDDVFLEQLYSFDDPARDPRGRVIAVGYYALINPARFNIIVGSMANDVKWFNVLKMPKLGFDHQEIFQIALQRLRSKILYYPVGFELLDELFTITELHELYECILQTTLDRRNFRRKILDANYVINTGTKREGLQNRHPDLYKFNKKLKKNSFQINVNAS, from the coding sequence ATGAAACAATTTCACGAATACAAAAATCCATCGCTGGCAGTAGATCTGGTCATATTCGGCTATCATGACAACACCTTGTCTGTGCTCCTGCTCAATAGAAAAGAAGAGCCCTTCAAAGACTGCTGGACATTACCTGGCGGCTTTCTGCAAATGGATGAAACGTTTCGTGATACCTGTTCCCGCATTCTTAAAACCAAAACAGGGATAGATGATGTATTCCTCGAACAGCTCTATTCCTTCGACGACCCTGCCCGTGATCCGCGTGGCCGCGTAATCGCCGTGGGATATTACGCGCTCATCAATCCTGCCCGTTTCAATATCATCGTGGGTAGTATGGCCAATGATGTGAAATGGTTCAACGTCCTGAAAATGCCGAAGCTGGGATTCGATCACCAGGAGATCTTCCAGATAGCGCTGCAGCGCCTTCGTTCCAAGATTCTGTATTACCCGGTAGGCTTCGAATTACTGGATGAACTGTTTACCATTACCGAGCTGCATGAACTGTATGAATGTATTCTGCAAACCACACTCGACAGACGCAATTTCAGGCGTAAAATCCTGGACGCCAACTATGTGATCAACACCGGCACCAAAAGGGAAGGGCTGCAAAACCGTCATCCTGACTTATATAAATTCAATAAAAAACTGAAAAAGAACAGTTTTCAGATCAATGTTAACGCCTCATGA
- a CDS encoding Ig-like domain-containing protein produces the protein MKKFYLFILSTLLLLITFRANSQVCYVKPGGPYGNGTSWENAFPDLDLAIDAVNMGQFNEIRMLAGTYNPFIEATNGLITSTSFWIKRGVTIKGGYKPGSSSALEVRDPALYPTVLDGDYAHTPGLTDDDAQHVIVANSAGTVTLDGLTITNGNAVLPPSLSQPEAYGGGILSLFTNLRLNNVVLVNNIAEKKGGGIYLTGGNITLNNTWVKNNKAPMGGGIALDQGSASPTFLAVSSAIVNNTSAGGTTIYTKDGTTFLINCTIANNTGTGYQAMIGNLNIHNCIFRNNLLAGNPSDLVIMGVTGSSSNNISDVALPLAGVNNTVGQDPGFVSSSNLSLKPTSIAINTGNNTPYSAGSNPDLSAFTTDIAGKPRIYNSGTVDIGAYEYQAAISTVSVLGVTTTDPLLNNYDQVHFTVTFAQSVTGLTAANFSLPGGGTILSVTPVTGTNNQQWTVTVKTVESDNFPLLLDNQNGLPVNLFNIPAGSPGYAIDKTAPTITSANLYSNNTVPTLAKTGDKIQLNLTASEDIKTVTATIAGKTATVTLLPPTRSQQWITVADTDPDGPVTARVTLTDMAGNSTVYNIPADIAAGQPVYIDNTAPQLTVQPLTTWLDINGNVTITQSMLNYLVSDPPINDPVTISFTPRTLDISNMGDNTFTLTATDKAGNITNKNFTVTLANRSVSSLAPLSPATFTVPYGTSLTGLLPVTTTVNWQDGGQTVVSLNWDNSPYNALVAGAYTLQAAPVLHSTWTSAGQKVSAIINVNKRVAVNVTPPATVITELGTDFAALGLPSTLPATYSPVTTNTNPVDVTWQPGSYNPAVAGTYTLTGTIVPDASTDLPAGLQTINITVVVKKRVISSIPAINPVSVPYGSAPASILPATVMPDYAVSNPGNPALNISWDLSSYDPLTAGIYTINGTLTADSNTDTNGQPMTTSVTVTVNKRTISGITPATAITVPYGTAPAATGLPSQIAATYTPATSNTTPLNVTWNTSSYDPLTVGTYTIPGTLTADNNTDITGQPMTTSVTVTVSKRIITSITPATAITVPYGTAPAALGLPSQIAAVYTPATSNTTPLSVTWNTSSYDPLTAGTYTIPGTLTADNNTDITGQPMTTSITVNVSKRTITSTTPVTAITVPYGTAPAAIGLPSQITAAYTPATSNTTPLSVTWNTNSYDPLTAGTYNIPGTLIADNNTDITGQPMTTSVTVTVGKRTITNITPAAAITVPYGTAPAAIGLPSQIVAVYTPATSNTTPLNVTWNTSSYDPLTAGTYTIPGTLTADNNTDITGQPMTTSVTVTVSKRTIAAITPVPPKAVPYGTNFVTVGLPSQITATYSPATTNTTPLNVNWLAGNYNPAVAGTYTITGVLTADNNTDVTGQNMTISTDITVNKRSVVSVTTPAAVQVAYLTPFGSIGLPATVPAVYTDNTSGNISVQWDASTYNRSTPGTYVLHGTLQPDTNTDNSQNISTSFTVTVLQGTQRITTAAVADKYEGDATFTLQASSDAGLPLQFTSSNPAVIAMNGNQATPGIPGTATITITQSGDVNYIAATPVTITIKVLAWPDAAISANGNTTICENETLTLQGATSGQYQWFLNGAAVSGSNKQTFRPTASGNYNATVTYTNGFIKTSNTIPVTVNPLPDGRVAATGSTTISKGASIQLQASGGSSYAWTPAQWLDNPSSATPVARPAASIRYEVVITSSAGCSVRKQIDITLEDDFKVTGTNVLTPNGDGINDNWVVKNLDMYPDNEVKVFDRAGRLVFQARNYNNTWNGTVNGQPLSEGTYYYIITVGQNIKTFKGYITIVR, from the coding sequence ATGAAAAAATTCTACCTGTTTATCCTCAGTACCCTTCTGTTATTAATCACTTTCAGGGCCAACAGCCAGGTCTGCTACGTGAAGCCCGGCGGACCATACGGCAACGGTACTTCCTGGGAAAATGCCTTTCCAGACCTGGATCTGGCTATCGATGCTGTGAATATGGGCCAATTCAATGAAATAAGAATGCTCGCCGGTACTTACAACCCTTTTATCGAAGCGACCAATGGCCTCATTACTTCCACCTCCTTTTGGATAAAAAGAGGGGTCACCATCAAAGGCGGGTACAAGCCGGGATCCAGCTCTGCGCTGGAAGTCCGCGATCCGGCCCTCTATCCCACCGTCCTGGACGGAGACTATGCGCATACTCCCGGGCTGACGGATGACGATGCCCAACATGTGATAGTAGCTAATAGTGCCGGAACTGTTACACTGGATGGTCTGACGATTACTAACGGCAATGCCGTGTTACCTCCTTCCCTGAGCCAGCCCGAAGCCTATGGCGGGGGGATCTTAAGCCTTTTCACCAATCTCAGGTTGAATAATGTCGTACTTGTTAACAACATAGCAGAAAAAAAGGGTGGTGGAATTTACCTGACAGGAGGCAACATCACACTGAACAATACCTGGGTTAAAAACAACAAGGCCCCCATGGGCGGCGGCATTGCACTGGACCAGGGATCAGCATCACCAACTTTCCTGGCTGTCAGCAGTGCTATTGTAAATAACACCTCTGCTGGCGGAACTACCATTTATACAAAAGATGGCACCACGTTCCTGATCAACTGTACCATTGCTAACAATACGGGAACAGGATATCAGGCCATGATTGGAAACCTTAACATTCACAACTGTATTTTCCGCAATAATCTTTTGGCTGGTAATCCGTCTGACCTTGTGATAATGGGCGTCACCGGCAGTTCCTCCAATAATATATCTGATGTGGCATTGCCATTGGCCGGGGTTAATAATACGGTAGGACAAGACCCCGGTTTTGTCAGTTCCTCAAATCTATCGCTGAAACCCACTTCCATTGCCATCAATACCGGCAACAACACACCTTACAGCGCAGGTAGTAATCCCGACCTATCCGCTTTTACAACGGATATTGCCGGTAAGCCCCGCATCTATAACAGCGGCACCGTTGACATCGGTGCTTACGAGTACCAGGCTGCCATCAGCACTGTTAGTGTACTGGGTGTAACCACTACTGATCCATTACTGAATAACTACGACCAGGTACATTTTACGGTCACCTTTGCTCAAAGTGTGACCGGGTTAACGGCTGCCAATTTCAGCTTACCTGGCGGAGGTACTATCCTGTCTGTCACCCCTGTTACCGGCACCAACAACCAGCAATGGACAGTAACGGTTAAAACAGTGGAAAGTGATAACTTCCCTTTACTACTGGATAACCAGAACGGCCTCCCGGTGAACCTTTTCAATATCCCGGCGGGCTCTCCCGGATATGCTATTGATAAAACAGCCCCCACAATCACCTCGGCTAATCTTTACTCGAACAATACAGTTCCCACGCTCGCTAAAACAGGTGACAAAATTCAACTAAACCTGACTGCCAGTGAGGATATCAAGACCGTCACTGCAACCATTGCAGGCAAAACAGCCACGGTAACACTTCTGCCTCCTACCCGGTCCCAACAATGGATCACTGTGGCCGATACGGATCCGGATGGACCAGTGACTGCAAGAGTAACATTGACCGACATGGCCGGGAACAGCACTGTCTATAACATCCCTGCTGATATCGCCGCAGGCCAGCCTGTCTATATCGACAACACAGCTCCCCAGCTGACGGTGCAGCCACTCACCACCTGGCTTGATATAAACGGCAACGTTACCATCACACAGAGCATGTTAAATTACCTGGTATCAGATCCTCCCATCAATGATCCGGTGACGATCTCTTTTACCCCGCGTACATTGGACATCTCCAATATGGGAGACAACACCTTTACACTGACAGCCACCGACAAAGCCGGAAATATTACCAACAAAAATTTCACGGTCACCCTTGCCAATCGATCTGTCAGCAGCCTGGCACCGCTAAGTCCGGCTACCTTCACTGTACCTTACGGAACTTCCCTTACGGGATTATTGCCTGTCACTACCACCGTTAACTGGCAGGATGGTGGCCAAACCGTTGTGTCACTTAACTGGGACAACAGCCCCTACAATGCCCTTGTCGCCGGCGCCTATACCTTGCAGGCAGCTCCGGTACTGCATTCCACCTGGACAAGCGCCGGGCAGAAAGTGAGTGCCATCATCAACGTTAATAAACGTGTAGCTGTCAACGTTACTCCTCCTGCAACAGTCATCACTGAGCTGGGAACTGACTTTGCCGCGCTGGGTCTGCCGTCCACTTTACCAGCAACCTATTCTCCGGTTACTACCAATACCAACCCGGTGGACGTAACCTGGCAACCAGGTAGTTATAATCCTGCTGTAGCAGGCACTTACACCCTCACCGGCACCATCGTTCCGGATGCCAGCACCGATCTGCCAGCCGGTCTGCAAACCATTAATATCACGGTGGTGGTGAAAAAACGTGTCATCAGCAGCATACCAGCCATCAATCCGGTTTCTGTTCCATATGGCAGCGCGCCGGCCAGCATCCTGCCTGCCACTGTTATGCCGGATTATGCAGTCAGCAACCCGGGTAACCCGGCACTGAACATCAGCTGGGACCTGAGTAGTTACGATCCGCTTACAGCCGGCATCTATACTATCAATGGTACACTTACTGCAGACAGCAATACCGATACCAATGGTCAGCCGATGACCACCAGTGTAACCGTGACCGTTAATAAACGCACTATCTCCGGGATCACACCGGCAACGGCCATCACCGTGCCTTATGGTACTGCTCCCGCAGCAACAGGCCTTCCATCGCAGATAGCAGCCACCTATACACCGGCCACCAGCAATACAACACCACTGAACGTTACCTGGAACACCAGCAGTTACGATCCGCTCACAGTGGGTACGTATACCATTCCAGGCACACTGACGGCAGACAACAACACGGATATCACCGGCCAGCCGATGACAACCAGTGTAACCGTCACCGTTAGCAAACGTATTATCACCAGCATTACGCCAGCAACGGCCATCACCGTGCCTTATGGTACTGCTCCTGCAGCATTAGGACTCCCATCGCAGATAGCTGCAGTCTATACACCTGCCACCAGCAACACAACACCGCTGAGCGTAACCTGGAACACCAGCAGCTACGATCCGCTCACAGCGGGTACGTATACTATTCCAGGCACACTGACAGCAGACAACAATACGGATATCACCGGCCAGCCGATGACAACCAGTATAACCGTCAACGTTAGCAAACGTACTATCACCAGCACTACACCGGTAACCGCTATCACCGTGCCTTATGGTACCGCTCCGGCAGCAATAGGCCTCCCATCGCAGATAACTGCAGCCTATACACCTGCCACCAGCAATACAACACCGCTGAGCGTTACCTGGAACACCAACAGCTACGATCCGCTCACAGCAGGCACCTACAACATTCCAGGCACTCTGATAGCAGACAACAACACGGATATCACCGGCCAGCCGATGACAACCAGTGTAACCGTCACCGTTGGCAAACGTACTATCACCAACATTACACCGGCAGCAGCCATCACCGTGCCTTATGGTACTGCTCCCGCAGCAATAGGCCTCCCATCACAGATAGTCGCGGTTTATACACCGGCCACCAGCAATACAACACCGCTGAACGTTACCTGGAACACCAGCAGCTACGATCCGCTCACAGCCGGCACCTATACCATTCCCGGCACACTGACGGCAGACAACAACACAGATATCACTGGCCAGCCAATGACAACCAGTGTAACCGTTACCGTTAGCAAACGTACCATCGCCGCCATCACACCGGTACCTCCAAAAGCAGTGCCTTACGGTACCAACTTCGTCACTGTCGGCCTGCCATCACAAATAACGGCCACTTATTCACCGGCTACCACCAACACTACACCGCTGAATGTAAACTGGCTGGCTGGCAACTATAACCCTGCTGTAGCCGGCACCTATACCATCACCGGCGTACTGACGGCGGATAACAACACCGATGTGACCGGCCAAAACATGACCATCAGCACCGACATTACCGTTAATAAACGTAGTGTCGTTTCCGTTACTACACCCGCTGCGGTACAGGTAGCCTATCTTACGCCATTTGGCAGCATCGGCTTACCAGCCACCGTACCAGCCGTTTATACTGACAATACCAGCGGTAATATATCTGTTCAATGGGATGCCTCTACCTACAACCGTTCCACGCCGGGCACCTACGTACTGCATGGCACCCTGCAACCAGACACGAACACTGACAACTCACAGAATATCAGCACCAGCTTTACGGTGACGGTTCTTCAGGGTACCCAGCGCATCACTACAGCTGCAGTAGCCGACAAGTACGAGGGAGATGCCACCTTCACCCTCCAGGCCAGCAGTGACGCAGGATTGCCCTTACAATTCACTTCCAGCAATCCGGCTGTTATTGCTATGAATGGCAACCAGGCCACACCCGGTATCCCCGGTACTGCCACTATTACCATCACACAGTCCGGTGATGTTAACTATATAGCCGCTACACCAGTAACCATTACCATAAAAGTGCTGGCATGGCCGGATGCAGCCATCAGCGCCAATGGTAACACCACCATCTGTGAGAACGAAACACTCACATTACAGGGCGCTACTTCCGGTCAATACCAGTGGTTCCTGAATGGCGCAGCTGTCAGCGGAAGCAACAAACAAACCTTCAGACCTACTGCTTCCGGCAACTACAACGCAACCGTTACTTATACCAACGGATTCATAAAAACGTCCAATACCATACCGGTAACCGTCAACCCACTGCCGGATGGTCGTGTAGCCGCTACCGGTAGTACTACTATCAGCAAAGGTGCCTCCATACAACTGCAGGCGTCCGGTGGCAGCAGTTACGCCTGGACACCGGCCCAGTGGCTGGACAATCCATCCAGCGCTACACCGGTAGCCAGACCCGCTGCCAGCATCCGCTACGAAGTGGTGATCACCAGCTCCGCCGGATGCAGCGTGCGTAAACAGATCGACATTACATTGGAGGACGATTTTAAAGTGACAGGCACCAACGTCCTCACCCCTAATGGCGATGGCATCAATGACAACTGGGTAGTAAAAAACCTGGACATGTACCCTGACAATGAAGTGAAAGTGTTTGACCGCGCCGGCAGGCTCGTATTCCAGGCCCGCAACTATAACAATACCTGGAACGGCACTGTCAATGGTCAGCCACTCAGTGAAGGCACCTACTACTACATCATCACCGTAGGCCAGAACATCAAAACATTCAAGGGTTATATCACTATCGTTCGTTAA
- a CDS encoding AraC family transcriptional regulator → MSKHYWKVGNLHHLAEQQAAPASVSAGFALPSTRLLPRITDTPERYERIQYERLEPGCMLVNVYIKAKTDTIYHLEPSTSLDYFYLAYTLYQGEVVRKHLGVYTEHYISGQNVCSFYNNLYGYESQLSAGTVVRTRFFAFTAAWLQEKLDPSELAADSPLLQILEKQTEKIAFNTGPFQVRLLEELDALMDASLRSPLFQLELKKHSYTLISNSFKTLLTPSALPAKYPAHHEQGINLIVAYLDEHFQEGFPGLPTLAGIGNMSVTTMRRQFQQHTGYSPFDYFHRRQMNFAVEQLQRRMPVKEVALSLGIRNPANFTRLFRKYYGITPADIRKKMTIEDN, encoded by the coding sequence ATGTCCAAGCACTATTGGAAAGTCGGCAACCTACATCATCTTGCAGAGCAACAGGCTGCTCCAGCATCTGTCAGCGCAGGTTTCGCGCTCCCCTCTACCCGGCTGCTGCCACGTATTACAGATACCCCTGAACGTTATGAACGTATTCAATATGAACGGCTGGAACCGGGCTGTATGCTGGTAAACGTTTATATCAAAGCCAAAACAGATACAATCTACCACCTGGAGCCAAGTACCAGCTTAGACTATTTTTATCTGGCCTATACGCTGTATCAGGGTGAGGTGGTACGCAAACACCTGGGAGTCTATACAGAACATTATATCAGCGGGCAGAACGTGTGCAGTTTTTATAACAACCTGTATGGCTATGAAAGCCAGCTGTCGGCCGGGACGGTGGTGCGCACGCGTTTTTTTGCCTTTACCGCAGCGTGGTTACAGGAAAAGCTGGACCCTTCGGAGCTGGCAGCAGATAGTCCGTTGTTACAGATCCTGGAGAAACAAACGGAGAAAATAGCTTTCAACACAGGACCTTTCCAAGTCAGGCTGCTGGAAGAGCTGGATGCCTTGATGGATGCTAGTCTCCGCTCCCCACTGTTCCAGCTGGAATTAAAAAAACACTCCTACACCCTGATCAGCAACAGTTTCAAGACGCTCCTTACACCATCTGCGTTGCCGGCCAAATATCCGGCACACCATGAGCAGGGTATCAATCTGATAGTCGCTTATCTGGACGAACATTTCCAGGAAGGCTTCCCTGGCCTCCCTACCCTGGCAGGCATCGGCAATATGAGCGTCACTACTATGCGCCGGCAGTTCCAGCAACATACCGGTTACAGTCCATTCGATTACTTTCACCGCCGCCAGATGAACTTCGCGGTAGAACAGCTGCAACGCCGGATGCCTGTCAAAGAAGTGGCCTTATCCCTGGGTATCCGCAATCCTGCCAATTTCACCCGCCTCTTCAGAAAATATTACGGTATCACGCCGGCGGATATACGAAAAAAAATGACCATAGAAGACAACTGA
- a CDS encoding PorP/SprF family type IX secretion system membrane protein, whose product MKKSILSIASLLFCAYTYAQTAGNSNAVTEPLGAQYYLNPYLANPAFAGVDSGLHINLAYRKQWTDMPGAPQTKLLTADYFVGSRVGLGLQVYNDVAGLISNTRIAATYAYHLPLNDNGHTLHFGISGVLYNKRLNIKDINGDMNDPAANAFNRRDNYFESDFGMAYTNKHLGLQAALSDMISHLHAEDKEAGTQLFYAAADYRFEVSEAVPYIIPKVAWRGVQGMQDIIDAGVKVVFLRNWLDATGIYHSNGSFSAGAGFSYPSLGTLQFMYNTQTGGFRNYSNGGMELHLKINLFQ is encoded by the coding sequence ATGAAAAAAAGTATTTTATCTATAGCCAGCCTGCTGTTTTGTGCATACACTTATGCACAAACAGCAGGCAACTCCAACGCTGTTACCGAACCGTTGGGCGCACAATATTATCTGAATCCCTATCTCGCCAACCCCGCCTTTGCCGGCGTGGACAGCGGCCTGCACATCAACCTCGCCTACCGCAAACAATGGACAGACATGCCAGGCGCCCCGCAAACCAAACTGCTAACAGCAGACTATTTTGTGGGTAGCCGCGTAGGCCTAGGTCTGCAGGTCTACAATGATGTGGCCGGGCTGATTTCCAACACCCGCATCGCGGCCACTTATGCCTATCACCTGCCCCTTAACGACAACGGACACACGCTGCACTTCGGTATCTCTGGTGTGCTTTACAACAAAAGGCTCAACATAAAAGATATCAATGGGGATATGAACGATCCTGCCGCCAACGCCTTCAACAGGCGTGACAACTACTTCGAAAGTGATTTCGGTATGGCTTATACCAATAAACACCTGGGCCTGCAGGCCGCCCTGTCGGACATGATCAGCCACCTCCATGCAGAAGACAAAGAGGCCGGCACACAGTTGTTTTATGCAGCAGCAGATTACAGATTTGAAGTAAGTGAAGCTGTTCCTTACATCATTCCTAAAGTGGCCTGGCGTGGGGTACAGGGTATGCAGGATATTATAGACGCAGGGGTTAAAGTAGTTTTTCTGCGCAACTGGCTCGATGCCACCGGCATCTATCATAGCAACGGCTCCTTTAGCGCCGGCGCAGGATTCAGCTATCCATCCCTTGGTACACTACAGTTTATGTACAACACACAGACCGGAGGATTCCGCAACTATAGCAACGGAGGGATGGAGCTGCATCTGAAAATCAATCTCTTTCAATAA
- a CDS encoding DUF4291 domain-containing protein, which produces MKLKTVSWKKLQETLPKSGKHIIAQQTDDSLVVYQAFRPAIANYAVAHQAFGGNAYNFDRMSWIKPNFLWMMYRCGWAEKEGQERVLAIHLPKTFFEEILSQAALSTYKHWIYPDKAIWEETLRTKPVRLQWDPDHDPAGNKMERRAIQLGLKGDILKEFGKRQVLAIEDITDFVKEQRAVLRSGRPEDLLVPEESLYVLQNTSLKNSIDLH; this is translated from the coding sequence ATGAAACTAAAAACCGTTTCCTGGAAAAAGTTGCAGGAAACACTACCCAAATCCGGCAAACATATTATTGCCCAGCAAACAGATGATTCCCTGGTGGTATACCAGGCCTTCCGACCCGCCATTGCCAACTACGCCGTTGCCCATCAGGCTTTTGGTGGCAACGCCTACAACTTCGACCGCATGTCATGGATCAAACCTAATTTCCTGTGGATGATGTACCGCTGTGGCTGGGCAGAAAAAGAAGGGCAGGAAAGAGTACTGGCTATCCATCTCCCCAAAACATTCTTCGAAGAAATATTATCACAGGCTGCATTATCCACCTATAAACACTGGATCTATCCCGACAAAGCCATCTGGGAGGAAACACTGCGCACCAAACCAGTACGGCTGCAATGGGACCCGGATCATGATCCTGCCGGTAACAAAATGGAAAGAAGGGCCATTCAGCTGGGCCTTAAAGGCGATATCCTGAAAGAGTTCGGTAAACGGCAGGTGCTGGCCATCGAAGACATCACGGATTTTGTGAAGGAACAGCGTGCAGTGCTCCGTAGTGGCCGGCCTGAAGACCTGCTGGTGCCGGAAGAAAGCCTTTATGTGCTGCAAAATACCAGCTTGAAAAACAGTATTGATCTTCATTAA
- a CDS encoding 2OG-Fe(II) oxygenase has translation MEKHNYTPQIFTISNFLSVAECEELITRSEAMGYEEATVDVGNGVQRMIKGVRNNERVLYKDPAYATFMWERLKTFAPEGTDNRSACGLNELFRFYKYSPGQRFKMHKDGSFERNRFEASQYTFMIYLNEGYTGGSTVFKSGEEILPQTGMALVFYHPLLHEGTLLTEGTKYVLRTDIMYK, from the coding sequence ATGGAAAAACATAACTATACCCCGCAGATTTTTACGATCAGCAATTTTCTCTCAGTTGCGGAATGCGAAGAACTTATCACCCGCAGTGAGGCCATGGGTTATGAAGAAGCCACGGTGGACGTGGGCAACGGCGTACAACGGATGATCAAAGGTGTCCGGAATAATGAAAGGGTCTTGTATAAAGATCCGGCTTATGCTACCTTTATGTGGGAAAGGCTGAAAACCTTCGCGCCGGAAGGTACAGACAACCGCTCTGCCTGTGGGTTGAACGAGCTGTTCAGGTTTTACAAGTACAGCCCGGGACAACGCTTTAAAATGCATAAGGACGGTAGTTTTGAACGCAACCGGTTTGAAGCCAGCCAGTATACTTTCATGATTTATCTGAATGAAGGTTACACCGGTGGCAGCACTGTATTTAAATCAGGAGAAGAAATTCTCCCGCAAACGGGCATGGCGCTCGTATTTTATCATCCGTTGCTGCACGAAGGCACCTTGCTGACGGAAGGTACCAAATATGTGCTCCGAACGGATATCATGTATAAATAA